In the genome of Natronorubrum daqingense, the window GAATCTCGAGAGAGGACGGCTCGAAGTGATCGGCGGATGCGTGAGTCGCGACCGCCCCGATTCGGCTGACTCTTCCGTGCCATAGTCGCCAGATCGATCGTATCGGGTTTCGTTATACTCTCCATACCCTGAATAACACAATATTTGATGCGGGCGACATCTCGATTGCGTCGGGTGGTCACACCAACTGTTCATCAGGCGGGGTTCGCGAGAGGGTTGAGTGAACGAATCATGGCTGGGTGTATTGAACGATTCCGGCATCACGGGCTACCTGTGACTGAACAAGGCAACACTGACGCCTCGAGTTACTAGTGTGGTCTCGAGCAATTCAGGCTCGAATTCGCTTCTCGAGCGTTAGAAGAGTGCGTCGAGTTCGCCGCCCGTATCGACCAGTGTCGCGAACTCGTCTTCGGCGTTCGCGTGCACGGTTGCCGTGGTCTCTTTCGCTTCGACAGCAACCTGTTGGAGTCGTTTGACACGTGGAACGTCCGTCACTCCCGAGAGGAGAACCACTGCTCCAACGTCCGAGTCGTCCGCCCGCGGATAATCGCCGCCGCGAATTTCCATGCTTCCCGTTTCCTCCTCGAGCCACTGTCGACCGCGTTCGACGCCCTTTCGATTGAGGTGATCCGCCGGCCCCGTGGCGACGACCAATCCGCGGTCTGCACTCCCGACGTCACACGGGAGCGTCAGTCGACCCAGCGTCGCCTTCCGGACGAGACTCGTCATCCGATTGGTGGCGCTTCCCTCGTCGAACTCGTCGTTGCTCCCGGTGAACGACGAAAGCAGTCCGTCGCTGTTCGTTCCGACGGATTCGCTCGCGTAACCGATCGTCGAGACGCCGCCACTCGAGAGCGTGTTGATGATCTCTGAGGAATCGACGACGCTCTCTGCGACCACGTCGCCGTGTGAGACCTCGCCGGAAGCGAACAGGAGGCCGAAGCGTTCGACGATTTCGCGATTGATCCGATCGTAGCCGTCTCCGACGGATTCGCCGGTACTCCGCCAGACGTCGTTGTCGAAGACGAGGAGGTTGTCGACTTCCCGGACGAACGTCTGGAACGAGCGTGCCGCGTTGAGCGTGTAGATCCCGCCCTCGTCCATCGCGGGGAGGAGACCTAGCCCGTAGACGGGTTGGGTGTAGATGGTTCGGAGGTGTTTCGCGAGGACGGGTGCGCCACCCGACCCGGTGCCTCCGCCCAGACCGGCGACGACGAGGAACGCGTCGAGTTCGTGCGTCGGCACCTGATCGATCGCGTGTTGTATCTCGTCGATGTCCGTTTCGGTGACCGCTGCACCGAGTTCGTTGTCCGCGCCGACCCCGTGACCGTTCACTCGCGCCTGTCCGACGAGCACGCGACGATCCTCCGGGACGTTCTCGAGTCCGTGGAGATCCGCCGTCGCCGTATTGACCGCGATGGCGTCCTCGACGAACCCGCCGCCGATCTCGGAATCGTACGCCAGAAATTGATCGACGACCTTTCCACCTGCCTGTCCAAAGCCGATGAGTGCGAGTTTCATGGGTGTATTCGTGGCCGCTACTGAGTCGGGGTCGTTCGACTACTCTGCCGAACGACCGTTTCAGTAGCCGTCTCACAGTTGATCGATCGACAGCCGTTCCTATTGTTATGGATAGAGTATACTCGAATAAACAAAAATAAATACCTCATTACATTCTTTATTTTCTAGATATTGGTCAGTTCGGACTCTCGAGATCAAACTGCGAGATGGAGCAATCCTCTCGAGTGTTCCGCGACACGTCAGCTAATCGTCTCGGCGAAATGTCGATTCGAGAGTAAGTCCTATACGCAACGGTAGCGTACCCTCGCTCGTATGGAAGGGGGCGCGCTGCCGACGACGCGACGAGGGTTCATTGCTGGCGGGAGTGTGGCCGCTGTGAGTTCTCTTGCAGGCTGTTTCGATCGACTCTGGTCCCAAGCGGAAACGACCGGTCCGGATCAGGTGACAATGTCGATCAAAACGGTCCCGGCAGACGACGATCCACTCGCCGCGACCGTTGCGAACCGGCTCCGTGAAAACTTCACCGAGGCCGGGATCGACGCGTCCCATCACCCAATCGCGAAGGCAGAACTCCACCGTGAGGTCCTCCTCGAGCACGATTACGACGTTTTCGTCGTCCGACATCGCGGGTTCGACGAGTACGACTCGCTGTCTGGGTTGTTACATTCGCAGTTCGTCAGCGAGCGGGGGTGGCAGAACCCGTTCCAATTCGCTGACCTCACTGTCGACGACCTCCTCGAACGACAACGCGAGGCGTCGAACGACGACCGCCCGACAGAACTCGTCGATCTCGTCGAGTTCCTGTTGGAAGCAGTGCCCTACACGGTGGTCGCACATCCGTACCGAATCAGCGGCGTCCAGTCCAGTCTCGAGGCTGCGACGCCGCCACGAGACACCCCG includes:
- a CDS encoding tubulin/FtsZ family protein, translated to MKLALIGFGQAGGKVVDQFLAYDSEIGGGFVEDAIAVNTATADLHGLENVPEDRRVLVGQARVNGHGVGADNELGAAVTETDIDEIQHAIDQVPTHELDAFLVVAGLGGGTGSGGAPVLAKHLRTIYTQPVYGLGLLPAMDEGGIYTLNAARSFQTFVREVDNLLVFDNDVWRSTGESVGDGYDRINREIVERFGLLFASGEVSHGDVVAESVVDSSEIINTLSSGGVSTIGYASESVGTNSDGLLSSFTGSNDEFDEGSATNRMTSLVRKATLGRLTLPCDVGSADRGLVVATGPADHLNRKGVERGRQWLEEETGSMEIRGGDYPRADDSDVGAVVLLSGVTDVPRVKRLQQVAVEAKETTATVHANAEDEFATLVDTGGELDALF